One Candidatus Neomarinimicrobiota bacterium DNA segment encodes these proteins:
- the mutY gene encoding A/G-specific adenine glycosylase: MSLKILTPKQVSNTGRRRLFTKTLLHWFRRFGRDLPWRRTRNPYKILVSEIMLQQTQVERVKDYYHRFLDRFPTVESLAEATETEALEAWEGLGYYNRARNLRKSAIVVCEEFKGIFPETVEELESLPGIGRYTAGAIVSFAFVKPAPILDTNVKRVLERVFVKRRHSSTAKQERRLWKLAESVIAPRTVWEINQALMDFGAQICTAKNPKCGICPMRSFCVEYQRNKSPQMEFPYSENGNSLSKAAEPYVPYAPDEF; this comes from the coding sequence ATGTCTCTGAAAATCCTCACTCCAAAACAGGTCTCCAACACCGGAAGGCGACGCCTGTTTACCAAAACGTTGCTTCACTGGTTCCGCCGGTTCGGCCGGGATTTGCCGTGGCGTCGGACCCGGAATCCTTATAAAATCCTGGTCTCGGAAATCATGCTCCAGCAGACCCAGGTGGAACGCGTCAAAGATTATTACCACCGATTTCTTGACCGGTTTCCGACAGTGGAATCTCTGGCTGAGGCGACTGAAACCGAAGCTCTGGAAGCCTGGGAAGGGCTCGGCTATTATAACCGGGCACGGAATCTTCGGAAGTCGGCCATCGTGGTCTGCGAAGAATTTAAAGGCATTTTTCCGGAGACCGTCGAAGAGTTAGAGTCACTGCCCGGTATCGGACGCTACACTGCTGGTGCTATCGTTAGCTTTGCTTTTGTAAAACCAGCACCAATCCTGGATACCAATGTTAAGCGGGTACTGGAACGGGTTTTCGTGAAACGCAGACACTCCTCCACCGCAAAGCAGGAACGTCGTCTCTGGAAACTGGCAGAGTCGGTCATCGCACCACGGACCGTCTGGGAGATTAATCAGGCACTCATGGATTTTGGCGCGCAGATTTGCACCGCGAAAAATCCGAAATGTGGCATCTGTCCCATGCGTTCATTCTGTGTGGAGTACCAGCGAAATAAGTCACCGCAGATGGAATTTCCCTACAGTGAAAACGGCAATTCTCTTTCCAAAGCTGCCGAACCCTATGTACCGTATGCTCCGGATGAGTTTTAA
- a CDS encoding T9SS type A sorting domain-containing protein, translating to MTKVWPDEADTEYWMSVAMQLDSVPTGNTYYLTKLFYFDAGSDTAEIVAVGKSGGGTTWSGGSGWAGGEGPDVSTVEATKDPVWLVTKIIASGDSTVDRTFMWINPDPAGGAPDTADADVSRDSWLHAEGFNTVAFENGGEMAMTIHMDEFRLGKSWSDVSDDNITTSIDVASTGLPAKHTLAQNYPNPFNPTTNIRFELTEQTRASLSVYNARGELVQTLVDGVLTNGAHEATFNGAGLPSGVYFYRLQAGTNIEMRKMLLIK from the coding sequence ATGACAAAAGTCTGGCCGGACGAAGCTGATACCGAATACTGGATGAGCGTAGCGATGCAACTCGATTCCGTGCCGACCGGCAACACCTACTATCTGACGAAACTGTTCTACTTTGATGCCGGGTCAGACACCGCCGAGATTGTTGCTGTAGGGAAATCCGGTGGCGGAACCACCTGGTCCGGCGGGAGCGGTTGGGCCGGTGGCGAAGGCCCGGACGTCTCAACCGTTGAGGCCACCAAAGATCCCGTATGGCTCGTGACCAAAATTATTGCCTCTGGTGATTCGACAGTCGATCGCACCTTCATGTGGATCAATCCCGATCCGGCCGGTGGTGCCCCGGATACCGCGGATGCCGACGTATCGCGCGACTCCTGGCTCCATGCCGAAGGATTTAATACGGTTGCTTTTGAAAACGGTGGCGAAATGGCCATGACCATTCATATGGATGAATTCCGCCTGGGTAAATCATGGTCAGATGTCTCCGATGACAATATCACCACTTCAATCGATGTGGCATCGACAGGTCTGCCTGCCAAACATACCCTGGCGCAGAACTACCCGAATCCGTTCAACCCGACCACCAATATCCGGTTTGAGTTGACGGAACAGACCCGGGCCTCGCTCTCCGTGTATAATGCCCGAGGCGAACTGGTACAGACCCTGGTCGATGGTGTATTGACCAACGGAGCTCATGAAGCTACGTTTAATGGCGCAGGACTGCCGTCTGGTGTTTACTTTTATAGATTACAGGCCGGCACCAATATTGAGATGAGAAAGATGCTGCTCATAAAGTAA
- a CDS encoding DUF5752 family protein translates to MANSFEFYTEAGLTKYTGFKADSLRSLIDGLEGVSGSSIFYHLHHALFRWHFETGGHLNDFARWSHRQLQEDLLAEKLSSVDPLSYTSISQARNALIQHIEDHIGSIESLPRVPRGREFYFTEIKSFIVGTGDIATDLKSFRNCIANVESYSLFYHLIEARVRMSKETNDFSVWLRDELDEQELAEKIEHLSPYVYNLYEIRSKLLEMIEERLDDRE, encoded by the coding sequence ATGGCAAATTCATTTGAATTTTATACGGAAGCAGGATTAACTAAATATACCGGTTTTAAAGCGGACAGCCTGCGGTCGTTAATCGATGGTTTGGAGGGCGTCTCTGGGTCCTCCATTTTTTACCATTTGCATCACGCCCTGTTTCGCTGGCATTTTGAGACGGGCGGACATCTGAACGATTTTGCGCGGTGGAGTCACCGGCAGCTGCAGGAAGATCTACTGGCAGAGAAGCTCTCCTCCGTTGATCCCCTGAGTTATACCAGTATCAGCCAGGCGCGGAATGCACTTATTCAGCATATTGAGGATCATATCGGTTCTATCGAATCGTTGCCCAGGGTTCCCCGGGGCCGGGAATTTTATTTCACGGAAATTAAAAGCTTCATCGTGGGAACCGGCGATATCGCAACGGATTTGAAAAGCTTCCGCAACTGTATCGCCAATGTAGAGAGCTATTCACTCTTTTATCATCTAATCGAAGCCCGGGTACGCATGAGCAAGGAAACCAACGACTTCAGCGTGTGGCTCCGCGATGAACTGGACGAACAGGAACTCGCAGAGAAAATTGAACACCTGAGTCCATATGTGTACAACCTCTACGAAATTCGATCCAAACTCTTAGAAATGATAGAGGAGCGTCTTGATGACAGAGAATAG
- the mutT gene encoding 8-oxo-dGTP diphosphatase MutT: protein MKINKPLDIAAGILMNEDDQVLICQRKEETSHPLKWEFPGGKIEDGETPREALRRELVEELAVDIKIEDELVAYDYTYPNGLTVNLTFYMITDYLPDPMNLAFADIRWVDIAELDEYDFLDGDQSVINLLKLTYT, encoded by the coding sequence ATGAAAATCAACAAACCACTCGACATCGCTGCAGGCATCCTGATGAACGAGGATGACCAGGTGCTCATCTGCCAGAGGAAGGAAGAGACCTCGCATCCACTGAAGTGGGAATTCCCAGGCGGAAAAATCGAAGACGGCGAAACGCCGCGGGAAGCATTGAGGCGTGAGCTCGTTGAAGAATTGGCCGTCGATATCAAAATAGAAGATGAGCTGGTTGCATATGATTATACCTACCCTAATGGCCTCACAGTTAATCTGACGTTCTATATGATAACGGATTATCTGCCGGATCCGATGAACTTAGCCTTTGCCGATATCCGGTGGGTGGACATTGCCGAACTGGACGAATACGATTTTTTGGACGGCGATCAAAGCGTCATCAACCTGCTGAAATTGACGTATACCTGA
- a CDS encoding ROK family protein, producing the protein MTPLWGIDLGGTKIEGVVIKSADNPQALSRMRIPTEAENGYSHILNRIALLVEKMSTEIGERASHIGIGTPGIVDPGTGTVKNSNTGCLIGKPLPRDLRQRLDIPLTFENDANCFVLAETRFGCIKNQVPDASVIFGVIMGTGVGGGLIVNDTVVRGKHAIGGEWGHNFLDESGGECYCGKVGCVETVISGSALEKYHSDRTGEEKSLREIAKEARDGSDVMAKDTIERLTHYFGKAIAGVINIVDPDAIVLGGGVGNIPELYTDGIRETKKHVFNHSLDTPFLRPELGDSAGVFGAAILR; encoded by the coding sequence ATGACACCGCTCTGGGGAATCGATCTCGGCGGGACCAAGATTGAAGGCGTGGTTATTAAATCCGCTGATAATCCGCAGGCGCTCTCCCGTATGCGCATTCCTACCGAAGCCGAGAACGGATACAGCCATATCTTGAACCGGATCGCGCTACTTGTGGAAAAGATGTCCACGGAAATTGGTGAAAGAGCAAGCCATATCGGTATCGGAACGCCCGGCATTGTTGATCCCGGCACCGGGACCGTCAAAAACAGCAATACGGGCTGTCTTATTGGTAAACCGTTACCGAGAGATTTGCGTCAGCGCCTGGATATTCCCCTCACCTTCGAAAACGACGCCAATTGCTTTGTACTGGCGGAGACACGGTTCGGGTGTATTAAAAATCAGGTGCCGGACGCCAGTGTCATCTTTGGAGTGATTATGGGAACCGGAGTCGGCGGGGGACTGATCGTAAACGATACCGTTGTCAGGGGTAAACACGCTATCGGCGGTGAATGGGGTCACAACTTCCTGGACGAATCCGGCGGCGAGTGTTACTGTGGAAAAGTTGGCTGCGTGGAGACCGTCATCTCCGGGAGTGCGCTGGAAAAATACCATTCCGACAGGACAGGGGAAGAAAAATCTCTCAGGGAAATCGCTAAAGAGGCCCGAGATGGATCCGACGTAATGGCAAAAGACACCATCGAGAGGCTGACCCATTATTTCGGTAAAGCCATCGCCGGTGTCATCAACATTGTTGATCCGGATGCAATCGTCCTGGGTGGCGGAGTAGGCAATATTCCTGAATTGTATACCGACGGTATCCGGGAGACGAAAAAGCATGTCTTTAACCACTCCCTGGACACGCCATTTCTGAGGCCGGAATTGGGAGACAGTGCCGGGGTATTCGGAGCGGCTATCCTTCGTTAG
- a CDS encoding MFS transporter → MEQENITPEDYNQQHLTRIIIGIMLGVFLAGIDGTVVSTAMPTIVTELGGLAIYSWVFSAYMLTGAISMPIFGKLCDVIGIKINFFAAVVLFLAGSILSGLSANMMQLVLFRAVQGLGAGGMFSVPYALIGKVFPPERRGKALGYTSAVWGISSVLGPLLGSTIVTALTWRWVFYLNIPFGIGAIYMINRAYREVSLPDERQPIDYGGAFFLMVSILLLLLGFLRYGQRVPFWSWSVAGLLGSAVVAVLALIQVEKRAKDPILPLDFFSLPVFRLTNIIALLGGFTILGLISYVPLYVQASKGGSAMTAGIVIMPLSIGWSGASFITGRILHRTGGKKMIVAGMAMVLAGCLLALRMDESTPLAFIIGNMLVLGIGMGTQTPGLLVTLQNSIHISVMGVATASQQLARRIGATVGVSLMGAVLTKIFISGVAGAKESQTFGQLPESLKSQFGDPTSLLTGEARELLPADLLRPLLEAFSNSITGIFAVGVAAAALGLVLSFRIHQPESVEKPT, encoded by the coding sequence TTGGAACAAGAAAACATCACACCGGAAGATTATAATCAGCAGCATTTGACCCGGATCATTATCGGGATTATGCTGGGCGTGTTCCTGGCGGGTATCGACGGAACAGTCGTCAGCACCGCTATGCCGACCATTGTCACTGAGCTGGGCGGTCTGGCAATTTACAGCTGGGTCTTTTCTGCGTACATGCTCACCGGCGCTATCTCCATGCCCATCTTTGGTAAACTATGCGACGTTATCGGCATTAAGATTAATTTTTTTGCTGCAGTAGTATTGTTCCTCGCCGGATCGATTCTCAGCGGCTTGTCGGCGAATATGATGCAGCTAGTGTTATTCCGCGCGGTGCAGGGTCTCGGCGCCGGCGGGATGTTTTCGGTCCCGTATGCACTCATCGGAAAGGTGTTTCCGCCGGAACGACGTGGCAAAGCACTGGGATACACCAGCGCGGTCTGGGGAATCTCGAGTGTGCTCGGCCCGTTGCTGGGGTCAACCATTGTAACGGCGCTGACCTGGCGGTGGGTGTTCTACCTGAACATCCCGTTTGGGATTGGCGCAATTTACATGATCAATCGCGCCTACAGGGAAGTAAGTCTCCCGGACGAGCGGCAACCCATCGATTACGGCGGGGCATTTTTCCTGATGGTTTCGATTCTGCTCCTTCTGCTCGGATTTCTCCGGTATGGTCAACGAGTGCCCTTCTGGAGCTGGAGCGTGGCGGGCCTCCTGGGATCGGCAGTTGTTGCAGTCCTTGCGTTAATTCAGGTTGAAAAACGTGCCAAAGATCCGATCCTGCCACTGGATTTTTTCAGTCTGCCTGTGTTTCGGCTGACCAATATTATCGCGTTGCTGGGCGGCTTTACTATCCTGGGACTCATCTCATATGTACCCCTGTATGTTCAGGCGAGTAAGGGCGGAAGCGCCATGACTGCGGGCATTGTAATTATGCCGCTCTCCATTGGATGGTCCGGCGCCAGTTTTATCACCGGGCGGATTTTACACCGCACCGGCGGGAAAAAGATGATCGTCGCCGGGATGGCAATGGTGCTCGCCGGCTGCCTGTTGGCACTCCGGATGGACGAATCCACACCCCTGGCATTCATCATTGGAAATATGCTGGTTCTCGGTATCGGGATGGGGACCCAGACGCCGGGACTCCTGGTGACGCTGCAGAACTCAATACATATTTCGGTGATGGGAGTGGCGACGGCATCGCAGCAGCTGGCGAGACGGATAGGCGCCACGGTAGGTGTCAGTTTGATGGGCGCTGTGTTGACCAAAATTTTCATCAGTGGTGTAGCGGGAGCAAAGGAATCTCAGACGTTCGGTCAATTGCCGGAGTCGCTCAAATCACAGTTCGGAGATCCTACATCGCTGCTTACGGGCGAAGCCCGGGAGCTCCTGCCCGCGGATTTATTGCGGCCACTGCTGGAGGCCTTTAGCAATTCCATCACCGGGATATTCGCTGTAGGTGTCGCTGCTGCGGCTCTTGGATTAGTACTTTCATTTCGAATTCATCAACCGGAATCCGTTGAAAAGCCCACATGA
- a CDS encoding glycosyltransferase produces MTENSITLDSYEKYISKSEINIIKNLAEKLGPAKIQQVNSTRMGGGVAEILHHLIPLMEGLDFEIHWDVIEGNPEFFNVTKKFHNALHGTKSEFSQAELDTFREVTAQNQGVVREDMDFYVMHDPQPVGLIDSKQQDKGRWIWRCHIDLSEADNRVWGFLRQWVDEYDHAIFHLPEYAKGLLIDQVIIPPAINPFSDKNRDLTDEEIASVLERFEIDPELPIILQVSRFDRLKDPVGVIKAYKLVRRYLDCQLILAGGSASDDPEGAEVLREVREEAGDDPNIHILNLPPDSNLEINAFQRAASVILQKSLREGFGLTVTEAMWKGKPVIGGKVGGIRRQIMHRSNGMLVQSIEGTALRIREILADPILADHLGENARKYVQENFLLPHYLKNWLLVFHSVRDGHDGIVRL; encoded by the coding sequence ATGACAGAGAATAGCATCACCCTAGATTCGTACGAAAAATATATATCGAAATCGGAAATCAACATCATTAAAAACCTGGCGGAGAAACTGGGTCCCGCCAAAATACAACAGGTCAATTCCACCAGAATGGGGGGCGGCGTTGCGGAAATTCTGCATCATCTGATCCCATTGATGGAAGGACTGGATTTTGAAATTCACTGGGATGTGATTGAAGGGAATCCCGAGTTCTTTAACGTAACGAAAAAGTTCCACAACGCCCTGCACGGGACCAAATCGGAATTTTCCCAGGCGGAACTGGATACGTTCAGGGAAGTGACGGCACAGAACCAGGGCGTTGTCCGGGAGGATATGGATTTCTACGTGATGCACGATCCACAACCCGTGGGACTGATCGACAGTAAGCAGCAGGACAAGGGCCGCTGGATTTGGCGCTGCCACATTGACTTATCGGAAGCGGATAATCGTGTCTGGGGGTTTCTCCGACAGTGGGTGGATGAATATGATCATGCCATTTTTCACCTGCCGGAGTACGCCAAAGGCCTGCTGATTGATCAGGTGATCATACCGCCGGCCATCAATCCGTTCAGCGATAAAAATCGTGACCTGACCGATGAGGAAATTGCGTCAGTTCTTGAACGGTTCGAAATTGACCCCGAACTTCCAATCATTTTGCAAGTGTCGCGATTTGATCGGCTGAAGGATCCCGTTGGCGTTATCAAGGCCTATAAGCTGGTTCGCCGGTACCTGGATTGCCAGCTCATCCTCGCCGGTGGAAGCGCTTCGGATGATCCGGAAGGTGCGGAAGTGCTCAGAGAAGTCCGGGAGGAAGCGGGAGATGATCCGAATATTCATATCCTGAACCTGCCGCCGGACAGCAACTTAGAAATAAACGCATTCCAGCGGGCGGCGTCCGTGATTCTGCAGAAGTCTCTGCGGGAAGGTTTTGGTCTGACCGTGACAGAAGCCATGTGGAAGGGGAAACCCGTCATCGGTGGCAAGGTCGGCGGAATTCGCCGGCAGATCATGCACCGGAGTAACGGAATGCTGGTGCAATCCATTGAGGGAACAGCACTCCGCATCCGGGAAATCCTGGCTGATCCCATACTGGCAGATCATCTGGGAGAAAATGCCCGGAAATATGTCCAGGAGAATTTCCTGCTGCCGCATTACCTGAAAAACTGGCTACTTGTGTTCCATTCCGTTCGCGATGGCCATGATGGGATTGTGCGTCTGTAA
- a CDS encoding dienelactone hydrolase family protein, which produces MISYRKLTGVITLLSIIFAGSLIAQSSPIERLNESPRHHEWVQVEHDNRTVHSFVVYPQADKNVPTVLLIHENRGLTDWVRGLADQVAAAGFIAIAPDLLSGMGPDGGKTSDYPNSNAARDGIYQLPPAQVTADLKAVADYGKNLSASNGTLFVAGFCWGGSQTFRFATNYGDIEAAFPFYGTAPEDMEQLKQIEALVYGFYGGNDNRVTSTVPQTKKKMKTAGKTYKPEVYKGAGHGFMRAGEGAPKDDPNRQARDKAWDRWIKIMKEEM; this is translated from the coding sequence ATGATTTCATACAGGAAACTTACCGGCGTGATAACTCTTCTCAGCATTATTTTCGCCGGCTCGCTAATTGCTCAATCCTCTCCCATTGAACGGCTTAACGAGTCGCCGCGTCACCACGAATGGGTGCAGGTCGAGCACGATAACCGAACGGTTCACTCCTTCGTGGTCTATCCACAGGCCGATAAAAATGTGCCGACGGTCTTGCTCATACACGAAAATCGCGGGCTCACCGACTGGGTGCGGGGGCTAGCCGATCAGGTGGCCGCAGCCGGTTTTATCGCTATCGCACCCGATCTGCTCTCTGGCATGGGACCGGACGGCGGCAAAACCAGCGACTACCCCAACAGCAACGCTGCCAGAGATGGCATTTACCAGTTGCCTCCGGCGCAGGTCACCGCCGATCTCAAGGCCGTAGCCGATTACGGGAAAAATTTGAGCGCGTCAAACGGAACACTGTTCGTTGCCGGATTCTGCTGGGGCGGCAGCCAGACCTTTCGTTTCGCCACCAACTACGGTGATATCGAAGCTGCATTCCCATTTTATGGGACCGCGCCGGAAGATATGGAGCAGCTCAAACAGATTGAAGCGCTGGTATACGGTTTTTACGGCGGAAATGACAACCGGGTCACCAGCACTGTTCCCCAAACCAAAAAGAAAATGAAAACGGCCGGCAAAACCTATAAACCGGAAGTGTACAAAGGAGCTGGCCACGGATTTATGCGCGCAGGCGAAGGTGCTCCCAAAGATGACCCCAACAGGCAGGCCAGAGACAAAGCCTGGGATCGGTGGATAAAGATTATGAAGGAGGAGATGTGA